The following proteins are encoded in a genomic region of Bernardetia sp. MNP-M8:
- a CDS encoding isoprenyl transferase: MKSAKKENTSKKIENFTAFVPISSRTKEEVQELLDKSRMPSHVALIMDGNGRWAKQRGFSRIFGHKNAVKAVREAIEGCVEMGVKYLTLYTFSTENWQRPEDEINGLMQLLVSTLRSEVKELSEKGVKLGAIGELESLPNKCQIQLDESIAKTAHNDRLVLTLALSYSGRTEMKTAIQKIAKKIEQGEIKSSQIDEDLIANHLYTASIPDPELLIRTSGEMRISNFLLWQLAYSELAFLDVLWPDFRKIHLFETLLSYQNRERRFGKTSEQFEDKSNT, encoded by the coding sequence ATGAAATCAGCTAAAAAAGAAAACACTTCAAAAAAGATAGAAAACTTTACAGCATTTGTTCCAATATCTTCTCGTACAAAAGAAGAAGTACAAGAATTATTGGATAAAAGTCGTATGCCTTCTCACGTTGCTCTTATCATGGATGGAAACGGAAGATGGGCAAAACAAAGAGGTTTTTCTAGAATATTTGGACACAAAAATGCTGTCAAAGCAGTCAGAGAAGCAATAGAAGGCTGTGTGGAAATGGGCGTAAAATACCTAACTCTCTACACATTTTCTACTGAAAACTGGCAGCGTCCTGAAGATGAAATAAACGGATTGATGCAGCTTTTAGTTTCAACATTGCGAAGTGAAGTAAAAGAGTTGAGTGAAAAAGGTGTGAAATTGGGAGCAATAGGTGAACTAGAATCTCTTCCTAATAAATGCCAAATTCAGCTTGATGAATCTATTGCCAAAACAGCACACAATGATAGACTAGTTTTGACACTTGCTTTGAGTTATAGTGGACGTACAGAAATGAAAACGGCTATTCAAAAAATTGCTAAGAAAATAGAACAAGGAGAAATTAAATCAAGTCAAATAGATGAGGATTTAATTGCAAATCATCTTTATACAGCTTCTATTCCTGATCCAGAACTTCTTATTCGTACAAGTGGTGAGATGAGAATTAGTAATTTCTTACTTTGGCAACTTGCCTATTCTGAACTTGCTTTTCTAGATGTTCTTTGGCCTGATTTCAGAAAAATACATTTATTTGAAACGCTCCTCAGTTATCAAAATAGAGAAAGACGTTTCGGTAAGACAAGCGAACAATTCGAAGACAAATCAAACACATAA
- a CDS encoding four helix bundle protein: MEKGKSLVYDKAYLFAIRIVKAFQFLQNDKREYNLSNQLVRCGTSIGANIAEANGAISDNDFSAKMSIAYKECLETKYWLNLLKDTGYIDIKIFESMIIDAEEISKMLFAILKTTRINKQ, from the coding sequence ATGGAAAAAGGCAAGAGTTTGGTTTATGATAAGGCGTATCTTTTTGCTATTCGTATTGTAAAAGCATTTCAGTTTTTACAGAATGATAAGCGAGAATATAACTTATCAAATCAACTCGTTCGATGTGGAACTTCCATAGGTGCAAATATAGCAGAGGCAAACGGTGCAATTTCTGATAATGATTTTTCTGCAAAAATGAGTATTGCTTATAAAGAATGTTTAGAAACTAAATATTGGCTCAATCTTTTGAAAGATACAGGCTATATAGACATCAAAATATTTGAAAGTATGATAATCGATGCAGAAGAAATTTCTAAAATGCTATTTGCTATCTTAAAAACAACAAGAATCAATAAACAGTGA
- the ftsA gene encoding cell division protein FtsA has product MQNQRIVAGLDIGTTKICVIVGRMNEYDKLEVLGVGQAVSEGVKEGIISNINKTVAAITQAVEEAERNSGVNLRIVNVGIAGKHIKSSVHHGGITRSSKDGEITPSDVNRLTNDMYRIVTEAGTDIIHVMPQHYTVDYEPNIKDPVGMAGVKLEADFHIITAQTNAIRNIKKCVQRAGLEIENLILEPLASALSVLSEEEKEAGVAIVDIGGGTTDLAIFIDGIIRHTSVIPFGGNIITSDIKQGCAVMQNQAELLKVKFGRCLAKDAPDNEVVSIPGLRNRSSKEISIKNLSYIIEARMEEIVELVYSEIVRSGYKNRLAGGIVLTGGGSLLQYLKELFEYKTGLDVRIGYPNEYLGRSQSDSVKNPMYATGVGLVLAGFRTLDDRDVYQRNYDQISQTPTTGYEINSQGQEVKKQPEKVAGGFFANILKKTKELLIDDFDDKSTY; this is encoded by the coding sequence ATGCAAAATCAAAGAATAGTAGCAGGATTAGACATCGGAACAACAAAAATTTGTGTTATCGTAGGCAGAATGAATGAATACGACAAACTAGAAGTATTAGGCGTAGGACAAGCTGTTTCCGAAGGTGTAAAAGAAGGAATTATTAGCAACATTAATAAAACGGTTGCAGCCATTACGCAAGCTGTGGAAGAAGCTGAACGTAATTCAGGCGTAAATTTGCGTATCGTAAACGTAGGAATTGCAGGAAAGCATATCAAAAGTTCGGTGCATCATGGAGGCATTACAAGAAGCTCAAAAGATGGTGAAATTACTCCTTCTGATGTAAATCGTCTTACAAATGATATGTATCGCATCGTAACTGAAGCAGGAACAGATATTATTCATGTTATGCCTCAACATTATACTGTGGATTATGAACCAAATATAAAAGACCCTGTCGGAATGGCTGGCGTAAAGCTAGAAGCTGATTTTCATATCATTACAGCTCAAACAAATGCGATTCGAAACATCAAAAAATGTGTTCAGCGAGCAGGTTTAGAAATTGAAAATCTGATTCTTGAACCGTTGGCATCTGCACTTTCTGTTTTGAGTGAAGAAGAAAAAGAAGCGGGGGTTGCTATTGTTGATATTGGTGGAGGAACTACTGATTTGGCTATTTTTATTGATGGAATTATTCGTCATACTTCCGTTATTCCATTTGGTGGAAACATTATTACTTCGGATATCAAACAAGGTTGTGCTGTAATGCAAAATCAAGCAGAATTATTAAAAGTAAAATTTGGTCGTTGTTTGGCTAAAGATGCACCTGATAATGAAGTAGTTTCTATCCCAGGGCTTCGCAATCGTTCTTCAAAAGAAATTTCTATCAAAAATCTGTCTTATATTATTGAGGCAAGAATGGAAGAAATTGTAGAACTTGTTTATAGTGAAATCGTTCGTTCGGGTTACAAAAATCGATTGGCTGGTGGAATTGTTCTTACTGGTGGAGGTTCGCTTTTACAGTATTTGAAAGAACTTTTTGAGTACAAAACAGGCTTAGATGTTCGTATTGGTTATCCAAACGAATATTTGGGAAGAAGTCAGTCAGATTCGGTCAAAAATCCAATGTATGCAACAGGTGTAGGCTTAGTTTTGGCAGGTTTTAGAACGTTAGATGACAGAGATGTTTATCAAAGAAATTATGATCAAATAAGCCAAACACCAACAACAGGTTATGAAATTAATAGCCAAGGACAAGAAGTAAAAAAACAACCTGAGAAAGTAGCAGGAGGATTTTTTGCAAATATCTTAAAAAAGACAAAAGAACTTCTCATTGATGATTTTGATGATAAAAGCACCTATTAA
- a CDS encoding SpoIIE family protein phosphatase, translating to MPVYSRKSYTFKYSLFGIAFGFCFPVFSLLFDTLFLKDLPFSAESFVSIHHLNPLHFIIDSAPIFLGIAFGFAGRNLDEVTEVRQDVETYNEELLQQNQIVTQYSHELQAQSDKIKDQRVQVEKLFSDIQASVRTAERLQLALLPDLSNLQAAFDEVFIFYKAKDIISGDFYWFRSVTLENKEYKIIIAADCTGHGVPGAIMTIVGYFLLERIIEKEKIVMPNEILEALNEGITEAFTSSSSSDRSIKVREGMDASILVVNESDKKLYYAGANRPLYYRSPMDETIQVIKGSRAALGGERRKKEKIFTLNTLEYQKGSHFYLFSDGYPDQFGGKNDKKFGSKRFRQLLNENPSESMSQIHKEIKSAFETWKYQTSQTDDVVVVGIKIK from the coding sequence ATGCCTGTATATTCTAGAAAATCTTATACTTTTAAATATTCTTTATTTGGTATAGCATTTGGTTTTTGTTTTCCTGTTTTTTCCTTACTCTTTGATACTTTATTTCTCAAAGACTTGCCTTTTAGTGCTGAGAGTTTTGTAAGTATTCATCATCTAAATCCACTTCATTTTATAATAGATAGTGCGCCTATTTTTTTAGGAATAGCTTTTGGATTTGCAGGACGTAATCTTGATGAAGTAACTGAAGTAAGACAAGATGTAGAAACATATAATGAAGAATTATTACAACAAAATCAAATTGTTACACAGTATTCGCACGAGCTACAAGCGCAAAGTGATAAAATAAAAGACCAACGTGTACAAGTAGAAAAACTTTTTTCTGATATACAAGCAAGTGTTCGTACTGCTGAAAGGTTGCAACTTGCTCTTCTTCCAGACCTCTCAAACTTGCAAGCTGCTTTTGATGAAGTATTTATTTTCTATAAGGCAAAAGATATTATTAGTGGTGATTTTTATTGGTTCAGAAGTGTTACTCTAGAAAACAAAGAGTATAAAATAATAATTGCAGCAGATTGTACAGGACACGGCGTACCAGGAGCAATTATGACAATTGTAGGTTATTTTTTGTTAGAAAGAATAATAGAAAAAGAAAAAATTGTAATGCCTAACGAAATTTTAGAAGCTCTTAATGAAGGCATTACAGAAGCATTTACATCCTCTTCATCTTCAGATAGAAGTATAAAAGTAAGAGAAGGAATGGATGCATCTATTTTAGTTGTGAATGAATCAGATAAAAAATTATATTACGCAGGTGCAAATCGTCCTCTTTATTATAGAAGTCCTATGGATGAAACTATTCAAGTGATTAAAGGAAGTCGTGCTGCACTAGGAGGAGAGAGAAGAAAGAAAGAAAAAATATTTACACTCAATACTTTAGAATATCAAAAAGGGAGTCATTTTTACTTATTCTCTGATGGCTACCCTGACCAGTTTGGAGGAAAAAATGATAAAAAATTTGGAAGTAAACGTTTTCGTCAACTTCTAAACGAAAATCCTTCTGAATCAATGAGTCAAATACATAAAGAAATAAAATCTGCCTTTGAAACATGGAAATACCAAACTTCACAAACAGATGATGTAGTGGTGGTAGGAATTAAAATAAAGTAA
- a CDS encoding OmpH family outer membrane protein, with the protein MRKIILSLSLLFAFVVFQNTQATAQNLKIGYVQVDSVASMMPEYKASSSELEGLQKVIQKNLQGEYQKLQARQEELKKTVTNEQQQAAAQQELQELFAKFEDQQKQAEERFNKKQNDLLFPIYAKIREAIKEVGKENNYVLILNELDGTNTAYILYSAEGTDITDLVVKKLGL; encoded by the coding sequence ATGAGAAAAATAATTTTATCTCTAAGTCTTTTATTTGCTTTTGTAGTATTCCAAAATACACAAGCAACAGCTCAAAACCTTAAAATTGGTTATGTACAAGTAGATTCGGTAGCTAGTATGATGCCTGAATACAAAGCCTCTAGTTCAGAATTAGAAGGATTACAAAAAGTAATTCAGAAAAATTTGCAAGGAGAATATCAAAAATTACAGGCAAGACAAGAAGAATTGAAAAAAACGGTAACAAACGAACAACAACAAGCTGCTGCACAACAAGAACTTCAAGAGTTGTTTGCAAAATTTGAAGATCAACAGAAGCAAGCAGAAGAGCGTTTTAATAAAAAACAAAATGACTTACTTTTTCCTATCTACGCCAAAATCCGTGAAGCAATTAAAGAAGTAGGAAAGGAAAATAACTATGTTCTTATTTTGAATGAACTTGATGGTACAAATACTGCCTATATTTTATATTCAGCAGAAGGAACAGATATTACTGACCTAGTTGTCAAAAAATTAGGACTTTAA
- a CDS encoding cell division protein FtsQ, producing the protein MKISVKIILFVLVILVTIAATEVYQRGQMIDSVHILVRNAAQNPQDTSHFLTEVEILKLVRQDAKIDVNNLKVKEIDTEKIENSIKTNNFVASCQVAIDSKGILHIEVEELKPLARILNKNSANGAYITESGKLIPLSTNFTARVMLLSSQKSNDTELLDTAFWRTPDGKLFINALKEIDKRTFWKAQITQLERDSKGNLIAYPQVGEQLIELGSARNMEDKLTRLKTFYDKIIPIKGWGSYQMVSVRYDNQIVCK; encoded by the coding sequence ATGAAAATATCTGTAAAAATAATCTTATTTGTTTTAGTTATTCTTGTTACTATTGCAGCAACAGAAGTATATCAACGTGGACAAATGATAGATAGTGTCCATATTTTGGTACGCAATGCAGCACAAAATCCTCAAGATACTTCTCATTTTTTGACAGAAGTAGAAATATTAAAATTGGTTCGTCAGGATGCAAAAATTGATGTAAACAACCTCAAAGTTAAAGAGATAGATACCGAAAAAATTGAAAACTCCATAAAAACCAATAACTTTGTAGCAAGTTGTCAAGTAGCTATAGATTCAAAAGGAATTTTACATATAGAAGTAGAAGAACTCAAACCTCTTGCACGAATTTTGAACAAAAACTCAGCAAATGGTGCTTATATTACCGAATCAGGAAAACTAATTCCTCTTTCTACTAATTTCACAGCACGAGTTATGTTACTTTCTAGTCAGAAAAGTAATGATACAGAGCTTTTGGATACTGCTTTTTGGAGAACTCCAGATGGAAAATTATTTATAAATGCTCTCAAAGAAATAGATAAAAGAACATTTTGGAAAGCTCAGATTACACAACTAGAAAGAGATAGTAAAGGAAATTTGATAGCTTATCCACAAGTGGGCGAACAGCTCATTGAGTTAGGCTCAGCTAGAAATATGGAAGATAAACTTACTCGTTTGAAAACGTTTTATGATAAAATTATTCCAATAAAAGGATGGGGAAGTTATCAAATGGTAAGTGTTAGATACGACAATCAGATTGTCTGTAAATAA
- the bamA gene encoding outer membrane protein assembly factor BamA, which translates to MKKLRYSTHSLSSYDFMYSYNSLHSIKNKYSISFVFFLLISFLFLSSSVSVFAQTTPFKGLGGFETTSTKDFDYANPKEYTIGGISVKGASYLDPNALISLTGLRIGDKIKLPGEDIGLAIRKLWKQGLLGDVSIEVDKIEAEKVFLKLILTERPRLSRFEFTGIPKGQKSTLKDKVTLVRGRIVNNVILKNTEVAIKQHYIQKGFRNVEVNIVQKKDTTLANSVRLEIDVNKGKKVRIQDIEIEGNAAITDKKLKRKLKKTKEYSPLNIFRSSKFIPSEFKNDKKSLIAYYNKEGYRDAYIISDTVKTVEDGVKIKMTVNEGNKYHYRNITWSGNYIHSDTLLNSVLGVRKGDVYNPEDLQKRMSYNPTGLDITSLYMDDGYLFFNVQPIEVRVDNDSIDIEMRIYEGDQATISKVIVTGNTRTRDHVILREVYTLPGQKFSRSALLRTQQQLSQLGYFDAETIGINPIPNVADGTVDIHYSVEEKPNDQIELSGGWGGGAIGFIGTLGLTFNNFSSSRLLDFSSWSPLPQGDGQQVSLRFQASGRQFQTYSFSFTEPWLGGKKPNSFSVSLQHSVQNQISSLTRESTGNFQVSGITLALGRRLRVPDNYFTLSNSLAYLRYGLNNYTRANFRNITDGSFNSIVFNTTLSRSSVDSPIYPRNGASISLSVGLTPPFSSFRNINYETAEDSEIFKFVEYHKWMFDNSWYTPIVGDLVFSARSHMGFIGSYNKKVPISPFERFILGGSGLGFGNLLLGSDIVGLRGYEDNSVVPSDSRSEGGVAYNKFVMELRYPVTLNQAASIFVLAFAEGGNNWSSFKTFQPFDLKRSAGVGARIFMPAFGLLGIDWAYGFDQIPGNPNANGAQFHFTIGQMIR; encoded by the coding sequence ATGAAAAAGCTACGCTATTCTACTCATTCACTATCTTCATACGATTTTATGTATTCATATAATTCATTGCATTCTATAAAAAATAAATACTCAATTAGTTTTGTTTTTTTTCTTCTTATCTCTTTTTTATTTTTGAGCAGTTCTGTATCTGTTTTTGCTCAAACAACTCCTTTTAAAGGTTTGGGAGGATTTGAAACTACCTCTACAAAAGATTTTGATTATGCTAACCCAAAAGAATATACCATTGGAGGAATTAGTGTAAAAGGAGCTAGTTATCTTGACCCAAATGCACTTATTTCACTTACAGGGTTGCGTATTGGAGATAAAATAAAACTTCCAGGAGAAGATATTGGACTTGCTATTCGCAAACTTTGGAAACAAGGACTTTTAGGAGATGTTAGCATAGAAGTAGACAAAATTGAAGCTGAAAAAGTATTTTTAAAACTTATCTTAACAGAAAGACCTAGACTTTCTCGCTTTGAGTTTACAGGAATACCTAAAGGTCAAAAAAGCACATTAAAAGACAAAGTAACACTTGTTCGTGGACGTATTGTCAATAATGTTATTCTCAAAAATACAGAAGTAGCTATCAAACAACATTACATTCAAAAAGGATTTAGAAATGTAGAAGTTAATATTGTTCAGAAAAAAGATACTACTTTAGCAAACAGTGTTCGTTTAGAGATTGATGTAAACAAAGGCAAAAAAGTAAGAATACAAGACATTGAAATTGAAGGAAATGCAGCAATTACAGATAAAAAGCTCAAACGTAAACTCAAGAAAACAAAAGAATATTCACCTTTGAATATATTTAGGTCTTCCAAATTTATTCCTAGTGAATTCAAAAATGATAAGAAAAGCCTTATTGCTTATTATAATAAAGAAGGATATAGAGATGCTTATATTATTTCAGATACTGTCAAAACAGTAGAAGACGGAGTAAAAATAAAAATGACTGTCAATGAAGGAAATAAGTACCACTACAGAAACATTACTTGGTCAGGCAATTATATTCATTCTGATACTCTTTTAAATTCTGTTCTAGGTGTTCGTAAAGGAGATGTTTATAACCCAGAAGATTTACAAAAACGTATGTCTTATAATCCTACAGGTTTGGATATTACTTCTCTTTACATGGATGATGGTTATTTATTCTTCAATGTTCAACCAATTGAAGTTAGAGTAGATAATGATTCAATTGATATTGAAATGAGAATCTATGAAGGCGACCAAGCAACAATTAGCAAAGTAATTGTTACAGGAAATACTCGTACAAGAGATCATGTTATTCTGAGAGAAGTTTATACATTACCAGGTCAGAAATTTAGTCGTTCAGCACTTCTTCGTACACAACAACAACTTTCTCAGTTAGGCTATTTTGATGCAGAAACAATCGGAATCAACCCAATTCCAAATGTAGCCGACGGAACTGTAGATATTCATTATTCAGTAGAAGAAAAACCAAATGACCAAATCGAACTTTCTGGTGGTTGGGGAGGTGGAGCAATTGGCTTTATCGGAACACTAGGACTTACCTTTAACAACTTTTCTTCTAGTCGTTTATTAGACTTTAGTTCGTGGTCACCACTTCCACAAGGAGATGGACAACAAGTTTCTTTACGTTTTCAAGCAAGTGGACGTCAGTTTCAAACTTATTCATTCTCTTTTACAGAACCTTGGTTAGGAGGTAAAAAACCAAACTCATTCTCTGTTAGCTTACAACATTCAGTTCAGAATCAGATTAGTAGTCTTACTAGAGAAAGCACAGGTAACTTTCAAGTTTCAGGTATTACACTTGCATTAGGTCGTCGTTTAAGAGTTCCTGATAACTATTTTACACTTAGTAATTCATTGGCGTATCTGCGTTATGGTCTAAATAACTATACAAGAGCTAATTTTAGAAATATTACTGATGGTAGTTTTAATAGTATAGTTTTCAATACTACTCTGTCACGTTCAAGTGTAGATAGTCCAATTTATCCTCGTAATGGAGCAAGTATTTCACTTAGTGTAGGACTTACACCTCCTTTTTCTTCCTTTAGAAATATAAATTATGAAACAGCAGAAGATTCAGAAATTTTTAAATTTGTAGAATATCACAAATGGATGTTTGATAATTCGTGGTACACACCAATTGTGGGTGATTTGGTGTTTAGTGCAAGGTCACACATGGGCTTTATTGGTTCATATAATAAAAAAGTTCCTATTAGTCCTTTCGAACGCTTTATTTTAGGTGGTTCTGGTTTAGGATTTGGTAACTTACTTTTAGGTTCTGATATTGTAGGACTGAGAGGTTACGAAGATAATTCAGTTGTTCCGAGTGATTCTAGAAGTGAAGGTGGTGTAGCTTATAATAAATTTGTAATGGAACTGCGTTATCCTGTTACTCTTAATCAAGCTGCTTCTATTTTTGTACTTGCTTTTGCAGAAGGTGGAAACAACTGGAGTAGCTTTAAGACTTTTCAACCTTTTGATTTGAAACGTTCGGCAGGAGTTGGCGCACGTATCTTTATGCCTGCTTTTGGTCTCTTAGGTATTGACTGGGCGTATGGTTTTGACCAAATACCTGGAAATCCAAATGCAAATGGAGCGCAATTCCACTTTACTATTGGACAAATGATTCGTTAA
- a CDS encoding Ig-like domain-containing domain, whose product MKFNHFVCPFTYLLASITFIFFLAACASQSMPTGGLKDITPPKLISTYPNDQSTNFNGDMIILEFDEDITTQKLQEELQISPFIEGTYKSTVKRNRLTLKFDKPFAENTTYTFSFGKGVVDFNEKNVPKNIKLAFSTGDKIDSLLITGTVSSLMRGNKLENAMVGLYAYNDSEADSFDIDNRRPLYFSLTDSMGRYAIENIKAGKYKVYALVEPKDKRDYIYNKNTELIGFYEEPLQIKSSYSGVDFKVIRYDILPFKLSGARQRAQYFEIKFNKNVADYTIEYQDEGKDADYDTLFYPVLQDEYINFYNRNMNTEDSISALMSFTDSIGNRIDTTLTVQFGTVRKPRESPFTFREDPPSNTPIIPTEGLNLKFLFSKPILTMQYDSIVIGFKGDSTGNRTTAADWKFNKNRTEISFIKSIELSTEKEKAFQLQIRSNTFVSVENDTLKDNKNLEYTQGKLSDYGVISGEVLGKYDNFIIEVIDAKGNVEQTLQNIRKYRFENLLPGKKTIRVLVDTNANGKWDNGDFKERTIPEPVLTLTRELELKANWELEDINIDLGY is encoded by the coding sequence ATGAAATTCAATCATTTCGTTTGCCCTTTTACTTATCTGTTGGCTTCTATTACGTTTATTTTTTTCTTAGCTGCTTGTGCAAGCCAAAGTATGCCCACAGGAGGCTTGAAGGATATTACACCACCAAAACTCATTTCTACGTATCCAAATGACCAATCGACTAATTTTAATGGCGATATGATTATTTTGGAGTTTGATGAAGATATTACAACACAAAAGTTACAAGAAGAGTTACAAATTTCGCCTTTTATAGAGGGTACATATAAATCAACTGTCAAAAGAAATCGTCTGACTTTAAAGTTTGATAAACCTTTTGCAGAAAATACAACTTATACATTTTCTTTTGGAAAAGGAGTAGTTGATTTTAATGAAAAAAATGTTCCTAAAAATATCAAACTTGCTTTCAGCACAGGAGATAAAATAGATTCTTTACTCATTACAGGAACAGTTTCAAGTCTTATGAGAGGAAATAAGCTAGAAAACGCCATGGTAGGACTATATGCCTATAATGATAGTGAAGCAGATTCTTTTGATATTGATAACCGTCGTCCTCTTTATTTTTCTTTGACTGATTCGATGGGAAGATATGCTATTGAAAATATAAAAGCTGGAAAGTATAAAGTTTATGCTTTGGTAGAACCTAAGGACAAAAGAGATTACATTTATAACAAAAATACTGAATTGATTGGGTTTTATGAAGAGCCTTTGCAAATAAAATCAAGCTATTCAGGAGTTGATTTTAAAGTAATACGATATGATATTTTACCTTTTAAATTGTCAGGTGCAAGGCAACGAGCACAGTATTTTGAAATCAAATTTAATAAGAATGTAGCTGATTATACCATTGAATATCAAGATGAAGGAAAAGACGCTGATTATGATACCTTATTTTATCCTGTTTTACAAGACGAATATATCAATTTTTATAATCGAAATATGAATACAGAAGATTCTATTTCTGCTCTCATGTCTTTTACAGATTCGATTGGAAATAGAATTGATACAACTCTAACTGTTCAGTTTGGCACAGTTAGAAAACCTCGTGAATCACCTTTTACTTTCCGAGAAGATCCTCCCTCAAACACTCCTATTATTCCTACAGAAGGACTTAATTTGAAATTTCTATTTAGTAAGCCTATCCTAACTATGCAATATGATAGTATTGTAATAGGTTTTAAGGGAGATAGCACGGGAAACCGAACCACAGCAGCAGATTGGAAGTTTAATAAAAACAGAACTGAAATTTCATTTATCAAATCAATAGAACTTTCTACTGAAAAAGAAAAAGCATTTCAATTACAAATTCGTTCAAATACTTTTGTTTCAGTAGAAAATGATACCCTAAAAGACAATAAAAATTTAGAATATACGCAGGGAAAATTATCTGATTATGGTGTAATTAGTGGCGAAGTTTTAGGTAAATATGACAATTTTATCATTGAAGTAATTGATGCTAAAGGAAATGTAGAACAGACACTTCAAAACATAAGAAAATATAGGTTTGAAAATTTATTACCTGGAAAAAAGACTATACGAGTGCTTGTTGATACAAATGCAAATGGAAAATGGGATAACGGAGATTTTAAAGAACGTACTATACCTGAACCTGTTCTAACCCTAACAAGAGAATTAGAACTCAAGGCGAACTGGGAACTGGAAGATATAAATATAGATTTGGGTTACTAA
- a CDS encoding OmpH family outer membrane protein has product MMKIPFKKNIAFTFSTLFLVGLFALSSFNTASAQRFGFIDSQKILERLPEYSQANTELEEMTKQWKAELAKKEQEILDSRTKLEAERVLLTEEMYVEKQKEVQKKEGDLIAYRESIFGANGMLFKKRRELIRPIQDKIMEAVRIVSLQKKLHFMFDKASDLHMLFYDDTYNFTDFVLEELGIQDPNISIDKG; this is encoded by the coding sequence ATGATGAAAATTCCTTTTAAAAAAAATATCGCTTTTACTTTTTCTACTCTTTTTTTAGTAGGATTATTTGCTTTGAGTAGTTTTAATACAGCTTCTGCACAGCGTTTTGGTTTTATTGATTCTCAAAAAATATTAGAGCGTTTGCCCGAATATTCACAAGCCAATACAGAGCTTGAAGAAATGACAAAGCAATGGAAAGCCGAACTAGCCAAGAAAGAACAAGAAATATTGGATAGTCGCACAAAATTGGAAGCTGAAAGAGTGCTTCTGACAGAAGAAATGTATGTCGAAAAACAAAAAGAAGTTCAGAAAAAAGAAGGTGATTTGATTGCTTACCGAGAAAGTATCTTTGGTGCAAACGGAATGCTTTTTAAGAAAAGACGTGAACTTATTCGTCCAATTCAAGACAAAATAATGGAGGCTGTTCGTATTGTTTCCTTACAAAAGAAGCTTCATTTTATGTTTGATAAAGCAAGTGACTTACACATGCTTTTCTATGACGATACTTATAACTTTACTGATTTTGTCTTAGAAGAATTAGGAATACAAGACCCTAATATTTCTATTGATAAAGGATAA
- a CDS encoding OmpH family outer membrane protein, with the protein MKKIFLLLTLFVFVASVQAQDIKIGYTSAYLILPHVPAYMKAQDSLKKTETALTNTLMEKQKEFEAKVKKFEVDRQDPNAIPVLLETRARDLQKMQQEIAQERDLYTQELQKMQSALQTPILQKVKTAIEEVGKENGYTFILSSQDGMGQDNFLFSTDKIDVTLLVLNKLGIKMTAEQLEAANAKLEAEAIAAEKAAQN; encoded by the coding sequence ATGAAAAAGATATTCCTTTTACTCACTTTATTTGTGTTCGTTGCTTCAGTGCAAGCACAAGATATAAAAATTGGTTATACAAGTGCTTATTTGATTTTGCCTCACGTTCCTGCTTATATGAAAGCGCAAGACTCACTCAAAAAGACTGAAACTGCTCTTACAAATACGCTTATGGAGAAACAAAAAGAGTTTGAAGCTAAAGTAAAAAAGTTTGAAGTGGATCGTCAAGACCCAAATGCAATTCCTGTTCTTTTAGAAACTCGTGCAAGAGACTTACAAAAAATGCAACAAGAAATTGCACAAGAGCGTGATCTATACACTCAAGAGCTTCAAAAGATGCAATCTGCATTACAAACTCCAATCCTTCAAAAAGTAAAAACTGCTATTGAAGAAGTAGGAAAAGAGAATGGCTATACATTTATTTTGAGTAGTCAAGACGGAATGGGACAAGATAACTTTTTGTTCTCTACTGATAAAATTGATGTAACTCTTTTGGTTTTGAATAAATTAGGCATAAAAATGACAGCAGAGCAGTTAGAAGCTGCAAATGCTAAATTAGAAGCAGAAGCAATAGCTGCTGAAAAAGCTGCTCAAAACTAA